In one Conger conger chromosome 5, fConCon1.1, whole genome shotgun sequence genomic region, the following are encoded:
- the ccn2a gene encoding CCN family member 2a: MSAGLNNLKLAAYLCLSLFCWAAAQDCSGQCDCPEVPPQCAPGVSLVPDACGCCRVCAKQLGELCTERDVCDPHKALFCDFGSPANRRIGVCTAREGATCVFGGMVYRSGESFQSSCKYQCTCLDGAVGCVPLCSMDIRLPSPDCPMPRRIKVPGKCCEEWVCDSPHHQTFVGSALAAYREEETFGPDPSLMRENCLVQTTEWSACSKSCGLGISTRVTNDNRECRLEKQSRLCMVRPCESHMEQSIRKGKKCIRTPRVSKPMKFEISGCTTTKSYRPKFCGVCTDGRCCTPHRTTTLPMEFKCPDGQVMKKQMMFIKTCACHFNCPSENDIFESMYYKKMAGDMA, encoded by the exons ATGTCTGCAGGACTGAACAACCTGAAATTGGCCGCTTACCTGTGCCTCTCACTCTTCTGCTGG GCCGCGGCTCAGGACTGCAGCGGACAGTGCGACTGCCCCGAGGTGCCCCCTCAGTGCGCCCCCGGGGTGAGTCTGGTCCCGGACGCCTGCGGCTGCTGCAGGGTGTGCGCCAAACAGCTGGGCGAGCTCTGCACCGAGAGGGACGTCTGCGACCCCCACAAAGCTCTCTTCTGTGACTTCGGCTCCCCCGCCAACCGCCGCATCGGGGTGTGCACAG CGAGAGAAGGCGCCACCTGCGTTTTCGGCGGGATGGTGTACAGGAGCGGCGAGTCCTTCCAGAGCAGCTGTAAATACCAGTGCACCTGTCTGGACGGGGCAGTGGGCTGCGTGCCACTCTGCAGCATGGACATCCGCCTGCCCAGCCCCGACTGCCCCATGCCTCGCCGCATCAAGGTCCCCGGGAAGTGCTGCGAGGAGTGGGTGTGCGACTCCCCCCACCACCAGACGTTCGTGGGCTCCGCCCTGGCCG CatacagagaggaggagacctTCGGGCCCGACCCTTCCCTGATGCGGGAGAACTGCCTGGTTCAGACCACCGAGTGGAGCGCCTGCTCCAAATCCTGCGGCCTGGGAATCTCCACCCGCGTCACCAACGACAACCGGGAATGCCGGCTGGAGAAGCAGTCACGCCTGTGCATGGTCAGACCCTGTGAGTCGCACATGGAGCAGAGCATCAGG AAAGGGAAGAAGTGCATCCGCACACCCCGCGTCTCCAAGCCCATGAAGTTCGAGATCTCCGGCTGCACGACCACCAAGTCCTACAGGCCCAAGTTCTGCGGCGTGTGCACTGACGGCCGCTGCTGCACCCCCCACAGAACCACCACCCTGCCCATGGAGTTCAAGTGCCCTGACGGCCAGGTGATGAAGAAGCAGATGATGTTCATCAAGACCTGCGCGTGCCACTTCAACTGCCCGAGCGAGAACGACATCTTCGAGTCCATGTACTACAAGAAGATGGCCGGTGACATGGCGTGA